The following coding sequences are from one Thamnophis elegans isolate rThaEle1 chromosome 5, rThaEle1.pri, whole genome shotgun sequence window:
- the FOXE3 gene encoding LOW QUALITY PROTEIN: forkhead box protein E3 (The sequence of the model RefSeq protein was modified relative to this genomic sequence to represent the inferred CDS: inserted 2 bases in 1 codon) translates to MGMASCKHPTNPLLTQPPLPAPFATRPFQISKAILALKQFHFQSKKPGDKPGFPRSASGLPVELQSGALLDQVGAQREPGGQRNRAACGRXQSAGPGAGGGGRRRKRPVQRGKPPYSYIALIAMAIANAAERRLTLGGIYKFITERFPFYRENPKKWQNSIRHNLTLNDCFVKIPREPGHPGKGNYWTLDPAAEDMFDNGSFLRRRKRFKRTDLTTYPGYMPSASAFTSNAASAGRPGPCGGPGALGYPGGGDPVYSPVRAYSPQLSALPQYPGAPPALASRMFSIDSLISSKQQQQHGVSDLGPCPMGNPTETYFQAQPVSPGLMGRQPAAPTYPYAASPSGHLAVPPGAYSPPHSQLYGAPSRLLVQPGRPAPSCPEHAEQLMGLTASQLNGLGQFGAAAAGSAYLRQSNFSSGLEKYL, encoded by the exons AtggggatggcctcctgcaaacacCCAACTAACCCTCTTCTCACGCAACCGCCTCTCCCGGCGCCTTTCGCCACTCGGCCTTTCCAAATCTCCAAAGCGATTTTGGCTTTGAAGCAGTTCCACTTTCAAAGCAAAAAA CCAGGGGACAAGCCCGGATTCCCCCGCTCTGCATCGGGCCTCCCCGTCGAGCTGCAAAGTGGAGCCCTTCTCGATCAAGTCGGAGCCCAGAGGGAGCCCGGCGGACAGAGGAACCGAGCAGCCTGCGGACG TCAGTCGGCCGGTCCCGGCGCAGGCGGTGGCGGCCGTCGAAGGAAGCGCCCGGTGCAGCGAGGGAAGCCCCCGTACTCCTACATCGCCCTGATCGCCATGGCCATCGCCAACGCGGCGGAGCGGCGGCTGACGCTGGGCGGCATTTACAAGTTCATCACCGAGCGCTTCCCATTCTACCGCGAGAATCCCAAGAAGTGGCAGAACTCCATCCGCCACAACCTGACGCTCAACGACTGCTTCGTCAAGATCCCCCGCGAGCCGGGCCACCCGGGCAAGGGCAACTACTGGACCCTGGACCCGGCCGCCGAGGACATGTTCGACAACGGCAGCTTCTTGCGCCGCAGGAAGCGCTTTAAGCGCACCGACCTCACCACCTACCCGGGCTACATGCCCAGCGCCAGCGCCTTCACCTCCAACGCGGCTTCGGCCGGGAGGCCCGGTCCTTGCGGTGGCCCCGGAGCTCTGGGTTACCCAGGGGGCGGCGATCCCGTCTATTCGCCCGTCCGCGCGTACAGCCCCCAGCTCTCCGCCCTTCCCCAGTACCCGGGGGCGCCGCCTGCGCTGGCCTCGCGAATGTTCAGCATCGACAGCCTCATCAGTTccaaacagcaacagcaaca CGGCGTGAGCGACCTGGGCCCCTGCCCAATGGGCAACCCGACGGAGACCTATTTCCAGGCGCAGCCAGTGAGTCCCGGCTTAATGGGTCGGCAGCCCGCAGCCCCGACCTACCCCTACGCCGCCTCTCCATCGGGCCACCTAGCGGTGCCTCCCGGCGCCTATTCGCCTCCCCACTCGCAGCTGTATGGAGCCCCCAGCAGGCTGCTTGTGCAACCCGGGCGCCCAGCCCCTTCTTGCCCGGAACACGCGGAGCAGCTGATGGGCCTCACAGCCTCGCAGCTCAATGGGCTCGGCCAGtttggagccgccgccgccggcaGTGCCTACCTGAGACAGTCAAATTTTTCTTCTGGCTTGGAGAAATATTTGTAA